The nucleotide sequence TCGAACATCAACGAGTCTTCAATCGACAGAATGTCTTCAGTGACCTCGATGGAGGCGCCATTTTTTATGCTTGGGACAGACCCCAGCGAATGGGTTACATTGCCGGTCGGTTCAGTTTCATAAGATGAAGTCATTGTTAGTTAGTCACACTGTATGCCATTTCTCATTTAGCCTAATACTTAGCTGCTTTTATATGCTTATTATCAGGGTCCAGCAATGATTGCGAATATTTAACAAAAAATTATGCAAGCCTCAAAAATATATCTATTACGAATTGTACAGTCCAAAACTAATTAAACTTTCTGCCACATTCAATACGTATTCTTCTATTTGCCATTTTTGGTACCAACTACGAACAACTTTGACACCGTTACGATGAGCCTTACCGCCTCCACCTCTTTGAGCATAATCCTTATCTACCCACCAGCATGTTGCAAGGTTATTACCGTCTTGGTCTGGGACTCCAAAAAAGTACTTTAAAAGGCCTCCCGAGATATTGGCCTCCAAATGGGAATCTTTATCGATGTCTCCAAGAGTCGCTCGTTTCTCGGCCGATACTCTTACGTTATCAAATAACTTGGACCTGAATGCGACTATGTACACCgaaaatggctgcaaaggTTTCCCCAACCTCGCAGCGATGGCTCGCGCCTCACGAAccacatcttcaatattAAAGGAGTCAAAATATCCACCAGTGGCATAATCCTCACTTGTAACCTGGAATGATTGTAGTGCCAAAGCAAGGACTCGATGCTCATAGCTGAGGGTTTCTAAGTCAAGAAAGTGTTCCTTTTCTGTATACGGAGAAGACTGAATGAATCTCTGGCTGACATCAGCATCAAAGGCCAGGAACACAAAGCGATCCACTTCGATCAAGGCCGTTTTACTCATTTTTTCAAGTAACAAGGACATCGAAGGATCACAGTTTGGGTTTAAATGATG is from Yamadazyma tenuis chromosome 6, complete sequence and encodes:
- a CDS encoding uncharacterized protein (COG:S; EggNog:ENOG503P5S9) → MSKTALIEVDRFVFSAFDADVSQRFIQSSPYTEKEHFLDLETLSYEHRVLALALQSFQVTSEDYATGGYFDSFNIEDVVREARAIAARLGKPLQPFSVYIVAFRSKLFDNVRVSAEKRATLGDIDKDSHLEANISGGLLKYFFGVPDQDGNNLATCWWVDKDYAQRGGGGKAHRNGVKVVRSWYQKWQIEEYVLNVAESLISFGSYNS